The proteins below are encoded in one region of Caldilineales bacterium:
- a CDS encoding DNRLRE domain-containing protein codes for MIPSPPSRRLGFVLATGFALLLLLGWSWQDPSSQAAPGASPQPASSTRAKGPYPGVYVFLDTRNIDPAQYPITGSHMKFYWSDIEIADDYYDWQEVDEWLDEQTSLGKPVALGFTPYDGRCCGGMKTPRWLMWEDENTVVRCDARLWPIPRYWNPRYLAEYSEYAHAFAARYDGDPRIAWIELGTGIFGEAKPADADNAFHQDWSCLLAAGLTSQIWVETSKQIMRDFADAFKQTPLLYQFAPVYTPQGESVAQRKTLTDYAASLGIGLKHNGLGPDADYAFVFDPTKPYYKAGQWDPFQSWWKDVPTGWESYATQRCVDPKTGAVSAGITMWCVYAGLHGHADYFVLDRDLVTDPGRRPYLEFAKKYAGLELQDSDSTWVALRETEFGFFPAYGNYTFGLYQNDAVPGGRSTAAWNKGSFAEGRYTRRTNRAGGNPSLYFDVDDAWLYQNSDRTVTVEVIYLDEGTDTWSLYYDAVASPAQLAGTVRKTNSGHWLTQTFTLADAWFGNRQPGGGSRPGSDFFLASNDADDFFHRVRVFKSGVEPTPTPLPIATATPTPTGDPNLPPPQPTYLLLREGVDGYQGVEDTWIGIGDATNYGASPTLQLRASGPDDAPGSASVNTVLLRFNLSRIPAGSHIVEAHLVVKGIAQSNSARIYFNTFDPYKNWVETQATWYQARAGLPWSAAGATGASDHASLPHDTSVLSAPLDVAGWGRAYITPLVQEWLDTPNLNYGLLLVAHSDANVGWTLAASEYETVRFRPALEILYYPPGYQTPTPTPSATPSPTITPTATPSSPTPTPSPSLTPSRTPTATPTPTPSVTPTATPTPSPTASPTPTATPTPATGAINGRVFHDLNGDLTFDAGEAGIAGVILRLQRSGGQVESGISDNDGVFYFPALDPGPYVLSEEIPAGWSAPLPTDQFALQVSANHTHEINFAHQPLPTPTPTATTPPSRRLWLPLVMEG; via the coding sequence GTGATCCCTTCTCCTCCCTCGCGTCGCCTCGGCTTCGTCCTGGCGACTGGCTTCGCCCTCCTTCTCCTCCTCGGTTGGAGTTGGCAAGACCCCTCGTCCCAGGCCGCCCCTGGGGCCTCGCCCCAGCCCGCATCCTCCACCCGCGCCAAAGGCCCCTATCCCGGCGTCTACGTCTTCCTCGACACCCGCAACATCGACCCCGCCCAATACCCCATCACCGGCAGCCACATGAAGTTCTACTGGTCCGACATCGAGATCGCCGATGACTACTACGACTGGCAGGAAGTAGATGAATGGCTGGACGAGCAGACCAGCCTGGGCAAACCCGTTGCCCTCGGCTTCACCCCCTACGACGGCCGCTGCTGTGGCGGCATGAAGACCCCGCGCTGGCTGATGTGGGAGGATGAAAACACCGTCGTCCGCTGTGATGCCCGGCTCTGGCCCATCCCCCGCTACTGGAACCCTCGCTATCTGGCCGAATACAGCGAATACGCCCATGCCTTCGCCGCCCGCTACGATGGCGACCCGCGCATCGCCTGGATCGAGTTGGGGACCGGCATCTTTGGCGAAGCCAAGCCCGCTGACGCCGACAACGCCTTTCATCAGGACTGGTCGTGCCTGTTGGCGGCCGGCCTGACCTCGCAAATCTGGGTCGAGACCTCGAAACAGATCATGCGCGACTTCGCCGATGCCTTCAAGCAGACGCCCCTCCTCTACCAGTTTGCGCCCGTCTACACACCGCAGGGCGAATCCGTCGCCCAGCGCAAAACCCTCACCGACTACGCCGCCAGCCTGGGCATCGGCCTCAAACACAACGGCCTCGGCCCCGACGCCGACTACGCCTTCGTCTTCGACCCAACCAAGCCCTACTACAAGGCCGGGCAGTGGGACCCCTTCCAAAGCTGGTGGAAAGACGTGCCCACCGGCTGGGAAAGCTACGCCACCCAACGCTGTGTGGACCCCAAGACCGGGGCAGTTAGCGCTGGCATCACCATGTGGTGCGTCTACGCCGGGCTGCACGGCCATGCCGATTACTTCGTACTCGACCGCGACCTGGTGACCGACCCCGGCCGGCGCCCCTATCTCGAATTCGCCAAGAAATACGCCGGCCTCGAACTCCAGGACAGCGATTCGACCTGGGTGGCCTTGCGCGAAACGGAATTCGGCTTCTTCCCGGCCTACGGCAACTACACCTTCGGCCTTTACCAGAACGACGCTGTCCCCGGCGGCCGCAGCACCGCCGCCTGGAACAAGGGCAGCTTTGCCGAAGGCCGCTACACCCGCCGCACCAACCGCGCCGGCGGCAACCCCAGCCTCTACTTCGACGTCGACGACGCCTGGCTCTACCAGAACAGCGACCGCACGGTCACGGTCGAGGTCATCTACCTGGACGAGGGCACAGACACCTGGTCTTTGTACTACGACGCCGTCGCTTCCCCCGCCCAACTGGCCGGAACCGTGCGCAAAACCAACAGCGGCCACTGGCTAACCCAGACCTTCACCCTGGCCGACGCCTGGTTCGGCAACCGCCAGCCCGGCGGCGGCAGCCGGCCCGGCTCCGACTTCTTCCTGGCCAGCAACGACGCCGACGATTTCTTCCACCGGGTGCGCGTCTTCAAAAGCGGTGTGGAACCCACCCCCACCCCCCTGCCCATCGCCACAGCCACACCCACCCCCACCGGCGACCCCAACCTCCCCCCGCCCCAGCCCACCTATCTGCTCCTGCGCGAGGGCGTCGACGGCTACCAGGGCGTCGAAGACACCTGGATTGGCATCGGCGACGCCACCAACTACGGCGCCAGCCCCACCCTGCAACTGCGCGCCTCCGGCCCCGACGACGCCCCCGGCAGCGCTTCGGTCAACACCGTCCTGCTCCGCTTCAACCTCAGCCGCATCCCGGCCGGCAGCCACATCGTCGAGGCTCACCTGGTGGTCAAGGGCATCGCTCAGAGCAACTCGGCTCGCATCTACTTCAACACCTTCGACCCCTACAAGAACTGGGTCGAGACTCAGGCCACATGGTATCAGGCTCGGGCCGGCCTGCCCTGGAGCGCCGCCGGCGCCACCGGCGCCTCTGACCACGCCTCTCTCCCCCACGACACCAGCGTCCTCTCCGCCCCGCTCGATGTGGCCGGTTGGGGCCGCGCCTACATCACCCCCCTGGTGCAGGAATGGCTCGACACGCCCAACCTCAACTACGGCCTGCTGCTCGTGGCCCACAGCGACGCCAACGTCGGCTGGACCCTGGCCGCCAGCGAATACGAGACCGTCCGCTTCCGCCCGGCCCTGGAGATCCTCTACTACCCTCCCGGCTACCAAACCCCCACCCCCACGCCCAGCGCCACCCCCAGCCCCACCATCACCCCCACCGCCACGCCATCCTCGCCCACCCCCACCCCTTCGCCCAGCCTCACACCCAGCCGCACCCCCACCGCCACTCCCACGCCAACACCCAGCGTCACCCCCACCGCCACGCCGACGCCCTCGCCCACCGCTTCGCCGACGCCCACCGCCACACCCACCCCCGCCACCGGCGCTATCAACGGCCGCGTCTTCCACGACCTGAATGGGGATCTCACCTTCGACGCCGGCGAAGCTGGCATCGCCGGCGTCATTCTGCGCCTGCAGCGGTCAGGCGGGCAGGTCGAGTCAGGCATTTCCGACAACGACGGCGTCTTCTACTTCCCCGCCCTCGATCCCGGCCCCTATGTCCTCAGCGAAGAAATCCCGGCCGGCTGGAGCGCCCCCCTGCCCACCGACCAATTCGCCCTCCAGGTCAGCGCCAACCACACCCACGAGATCAACTTCGCCCACCAGCCCCTGCCCACACCCACACCCACAGCCACGACCCCGCCCTCGCGCCGCCTCTGGCTGCCCCTGGTGATGGAGGGATGA